A segment of the Aureliella helgolandensis genome:
AACGGTTGGTCCGACTGTTGGTAGAGAGGGGAGAACCGATAGTAGACTTCCAGGGTCATAGCGCACATGGCGGTGGTGTAGAGTCGGCCCCCTTCCTTGCCATAGGGGTTGTCAAAGTACCAGCTGCCCGCCTCGTGCCCGTAGTTGGCTTGGGAGCGCACCAGGTAGTCGCGTACGCGTGGATTCCAGCGTTCCCAAAAAGGATCACCTACGTGAAACAGGTAGAGCGACACGTAGTAGTTGTAGTAGGCGTCGGTGCCGGAGTGCCCCATGCTGTTGAGGAAGGCGGCGGATTGGAGGATGCGTGGATCGGTGTGGGACATGCCGCGGAAGAGCCGAATCATATTGCCGATAGCGGTGCACGTCGGTGATTTCCCGGGACGAGCATAGCCGAAGAAGCTGCTCTCCTCCGCCTGTTGCGTATCGAGGAAGATGTCGATTGCCAGGATGGTTGCGTCCGGGATTTCGAGTCCGGCTGCTTGGGCACTTTTCAACGCCATCATTTGCCAGCCGGAGATCGTTAAGTCGCCAGGCTTTTTCGGAAGATATCCCCAGCCTCCTTGGTAGCTCTGGGCATGAACAATGAAATCCACCGCCTGTTGAGCCGGTTTGAGCAAGTCGCGATCTTGGGTGAGTTGATAGGCCTCACACATCGCAAATGCTGCGATGCCGTGGTTGTACATGCCCCGTTCACTCTGGTAGAGGAAGCTGCCGCCGTTGGGAGTTTCTTCAAGGATCTGGTAGAGGAAATAGACACCACGGCGGACCGTCTCCTTGTGCTTACCTTCCAGGTGCGTGTATCCCGCACCTAGAAAAGCCAGTAGGGACAGACCGGTCGCTGCAGGGTCGAAGCGTTCGTGGGAACCAGGATTGCCGCAACGCTCATTGCACTCACCGCCCGTATGAACGAGCGACCAGCCACCACTGGGCATTTGGTGAGCCGCAAGCCACTCGAGCGCTCGCTCGACAGCTTGCTCACTTTCCAGTGTTCCACCGCGTGCTAAGGCCAATTCCTGACGTTTCAGTAGCTGCCGTCCCTCCACGCCAGAACCTGAAAACGAAGCGGTTAAACTAGTTGCCGAACCGCTGACGAGTTGTTGGAGTTCGGTAACCGCAGCGTCGGGCTGTGGGGTTGTCTGTTCACTGGTGGCAAGGGTTAGCAATTCACTAATCGAAGTGCTGGCCGTTTCCGCGGGCAGCGGGGGCTCCCAGTCTTGTTCGGGATTGCTCGTGGGCGGGGGCGGTGAGTCGCCCGCAGCTAGCTTCAACTCGGAGGTCAATTGCTCCTGGTTGTTCGCCTCATTTTGGATGGTGAAGTCAAAGCCGTCTTGCATCCCGACCTGCCCCGAGAACGTTAGGAAGGCCAGCAGAAGCAGGATGCTGACGTGTAGGATTAAGCTGATCAGGAGGGCGGGAGTTTTGCGAGAATCCCAGTATTGTTGAACTCTTTGCCAGTAGATTCCCCATCTGCCCAACGCCGGCTGGGGCTGTGGTTCGGGGTGGTCGAGGGAGTGGGCAGGGGCGGACGCTGTGAGTGGGGGCGCCCCCTCTGCGGCAGGCGCGATCTGTGCTGCGGACGGCTCGGGTGTGGCCAGTGGATTGGAGGGGGGGGCGCCTGTGTTGGGCCGTTCGGTTGTCCCGGGCTGAGGCGCAGCGCGACCCGCACGACCGTTAGGATCGATTGGCGGAGGAGCAGCGGGAGGCTGGTTAGCCAGAGTCGAGCGAGGATCAGAGGGCATCGCGTTCCGTTGCGCGAAAAAGATTGCTAGAAATCGCCAAACGCCAAGTTGGACCTTCTATTCTAGCTCGCCCTCAACGGAAGGAGCGAAAATGCTACCAGGAGGTCTGTTTTACCCCTCAGGGAGAAACGCAGCCAAGCGCGGCTTAGATCTCAAAGTCGTCGGCGTTGGCCGATTTTTCACGGTACAGCGGCATGTGCCGATAGTAGACTTCCAGGATCATTGTCGCAAAGGAGGTGGCGGCTAAGCGTCCGCCGGCAGTAGCGTGGGGGCCCCCGGTATACCAACTACCGGCGGCATGTCCTTCGGTGGCCTGAGCTTGGATCAATGCATCCCGCATGCCTTGATTCCATTTGTCCCATAGGGGGCCTCCTTGGTGTCTCATGACCTGCGTTGCGTAGTAGCTGAAGTACAGGTCGTCGACTTGGGGACCTTTGGCAGCCAGGAATTTGATGCCATCTTGTAGACCTGGATGGTCCTTGGGCCAGTCCATGTACATCCGGCACAGCAGCCCGACTGCGATCGTGCTTTTCCGGCTATCGATTTCCGACGTGGGCTCCTCGTACCCATAGTAGGCGCCGTTATTGGTGCTTACGAAGTCTAGAAAGTTAGACGTTCCTCGGAAGGTGCTGGGGGGGACGACTAGGTTGGCCATTTTGCCACTCTTTAGCGCCATCAGGCACCAGCCCACCACGGAGGTATCACCCGGCGATTTTGGTTGGTAACGCCATCCTCCACCACGTGGATCTTGGGCATAAACGAGATAGTTGATCGCCAACTGGGCAGGCTGGATTAGATCGGGGTCGCGGGTCATTGCGTAGGCTTCGCACACGGCAATGGCAGCCAATCCATGAGAATACATGGTGCCTCCGTCTTCATGCCAGGATCCGTGGGGGGGCGTTTCGTTGGTAACTTGCATGCGGTTGATGAGGAAGCTCAGTCCGCGTTTCACCGTATCTTTGTACTGTCCTTCGAGGTGAGTTTGTCCGGCGCCTAGGAAGGGCAGCAGGCCCATGGCCGTGGCTCCGTTGCGCGCGTAAATCTTGCTGCCTGGATCTGGGCATTGATTGCGGCACAAGCGAGAGTGGTTGAAGTCCCAGCCTCCATCGGGTGCTTGATGCTGTGCAAGCCAGCGAAGCGCCATGGCAACCGATTTTTCACTGGCAGCGCTTCCCCCGAAACGCTCCAGCATTTCGCTCTTGCTGGCCGAAGAGCGACTGTTCAACGCAGAGGACATTTGCGCCAGGGCAGACGTGCTGAGCATTTGCGAGGGCATCACGCTCTCAGTGATTGCATTGAGCTCAAGCGATGGCGCCAGGGGTTGGATGGTAGGCGGCGGTGGCGCGGTAAATTCAGGCAGTGGGGCACTGTCGCTCATCGGGGGGGGCGGTGCAGACAGCGGCTCGTCCAGTGGTTGTGCCTGGAGGTCCATATCGGGGCTCTGCAAGTCGAACTCTTCCAACGCCACCGCATCTCCACCCGAGCTGGCTTGAAGGATGCTAATGACTTTCTGGACGGGTTCCAGGGTAATCGCTGCGAGGATCAGGATTAGCGCCACATGGATGAGGAGGCTGATCAGCCAGCTGGGGGCAGCCGTCCAGAAGAAACGCCGCCGCAAGGCTGTTGCGCGCTGCTGTTCAAACTCTTCCGTCGGATGCCAGCTGTGGGGGATCTCCGAAGAGGGAGACGCCTCGCCACGCGTTCGGCGCGTCTCGGCCGAGCGGGGAGAAGTTTCACTCAGTTCAGGGTAATCCATTGCTTGTCACATCCGCGCTGGCGTTGAGTGGTTCGAAAGCAAACGCCCAGCATTCTTCCAATGGCTGCCGGGCGGATGGTCCATACGCTTATTCTAGGCTAATGCAACCAATTGTCCAAAACTTGGCCGAAATGGAGTTTCAAACTGGAATTGTCACTAAACTCCCCAAAATGCCTGTGTTTGCTAGAAATAGGAGCGGCGGAGTGAGCAAACAACCGATGAGAGCTCTGATAACAAGGCTTTTCTCAGCCACAGTTAGCTGATACTCTATTACGTCCAACGCTTCTGCAGACGGGGTCGGTGTATCTCGCTCAGAATGCATTCAAGTACTGAATCCATTAAATTGAATTAGTAGTAGCTATGACCAAGCCAACTCGCAAGTTAAAGAAGGCCAATCACGGAGCTCGCCCAGCCAACTCGAAGGCTCGGAAAGCCAAGCGTCGCAAGGTCAAGACACGCATCTAGGACCGCAGGGTCACTGCATCGACTTCGTTTTGACTGAGACGGTCCCCGCCTGGGAGATTTGAGGCCTGTGGCAGCGCGTGAACTGATTTATGATCCGGCAATGCTCGATTTCACGAATGTGATTTCGGATGCGGAGGAAATCCGTAAATACAATCCGCAGCGGTTCGAAATGGAACAGTTGACGGCAATTATCCACGAAGACCTCGAGCATCATGTTTGCGTGGGGTACAAAGATGTCACCCATGACGAATTTTGGGTGCGAGGACACATGCCCAACATGCCCTTGATGCCGGGAGTCGTCATGCTGGAGGCAGCCGCACAAATGTGCAGCTACTTCTCCCAGAAGTACGATTTGCTCGGGGCTGCCATGGTTGGGTTCGGCGGGCTGGAGGATGTGCGTTTTCGCGATCCCGTTATTCCCGGTGACCGCTTGGTGTTGATGTGTGAAATGACCAAGCTGCGGCGCGGAAGAATTGTGGTGACGAAGTTCCAAGGTTTCGTCCGCGAGCGACTCGCCGTTGAGGGAGTCCTCAAAGGGATTCCAATTCCGATCGATGTGGTTAACTCCCAATTGGCTCAAGCTGCTGCGAACGCCCCTAAAGGGAAGTAAGTTTGCGGAAGACGCGTCGTTGGCGAGGCTCAAGCGATATTACTCGCGTAATATGTCCTATATTGAGTGTCGCAAATGTGGGAGTCGACTGAGAAGAGATGTCCGGAAAGAGGCGAGGTGCGCGGAATCGGTTGCAGAAGCACACTGCACTGATCTCAGTTCGCCCGCAGTGAGCCTCCCCATTGCTCCGCCAAGTTGTCTCTGTTTGAGACACACAGCTACCTCGACAATAACTCCGAAAACGCCACTGGCTTCCCATCCCTGTCGTGCGAAGTTAGCTGGCGTCTCCATTGAAAGCCCATCCATGACATTTCAAGTGTTTGCCCGCGTTGCGATCGGTGGTCTATTCGGTGCTTGGATTTGCAATCCTCAACCTGCGTGGGCTCATCCAGGGCACGTGCACGAGGTGGTTTCTGCGGACTCGGCCGCTCATTATGTTTTGCAGCCGGAGCACGCGGTCGCATGGCTGGCGGTTGTCGCTACCGCCGGGTTGTCCCTGTGGCTGATATCGCGAAAGCGTGCCATCGGGGCCAGCTTGAAAGCGAATCGGATTCGTAAATAACTTGGTTCCGTGGCGACGCAACCTGAGCTCGTCGGCAGTTTTCATCGATAAATTCCAGCGTCAAACGCATCCGTCGGGCTCGATATGCAGCATGTTGTGTGCGGCAAGTTGGTGGCAACGGTTGCGGAGGTTTCAGGGTAAACCGCACTCGCTCTACGCATAACTCAACGGCCACTAGGGCTCGATGAACGGTCCTACTCCACGAATCTTAATTGCTGCGAACCCCAATTCTGGGGCTAGTTCGTCTGTCGCCAAGGTCTCTGCACTATGCGAAGCGCTCAACCAGAGTGGTTTCGATTGTGAGATCCTGACTTCTCTCGAGGGGGTTCGGGCGGCAAGTTTGCAAGCGGAGGCGGCCGGTAATCTGCGAGCGGTCATTTCGGCAGGTGGGGATGGTACGGTCGATGCTCTGGCAAACCTGCTGCCCGCCACGATTCCGCTCCAAGTCTTTCCGCTGGGTACCGAGAATCTGTTGGCGAAGTACCTCGGATTGCGTGGCGACATTCGGCAGGCGTGTGCAACGGCAATTGCCAATCGCCGATTCAAGATGGATGCAGGGATCGCCAATGGCAAGATCTTTCTGGTGATGTTGAGCGTGGGTTTTGATGCGGAAGTTGTCCGTCAGATGACGGCGCTGCGGAGGGGGCACATCAGTCGCTGGTCCTACGTGCGTCCCATCTTCCGAACCTTGCTACGCTACGGCTTTCCGGCACTCAACTATCGGCTTAATGGCTCCTTGGATCGTGAATCGGTCGGTGACGAGCCTGTTGGGGGGATCCCTCGCATGCCCTCCGCATCGAAGCGCGATGCGCGGCCGACGGACACTAACGTCACTGAATTTTCTGGGGAGTCGAACCCTGTCGCTTGCGAGCCGTTGCCGGAAATTTCCACTGGCGATACGCGTGGTTCGGCCGCTTGGGTGTTTGTCTTTAACGTCCCGCGATACGCGGCTTCCCTTAACTTTTGTCCCCAAGCCGATCCGACCGACGGCTTGCTGGACATCTGCACTTTTTCGAAACCGGGGATTGCCTACGGTCTAGGCTACTTTGCACGACTCCGGCTCGGCACGCATCAAAAGATGGCTGGATTTCAGCACATGCGGTGCAGCCAGCTGTCGATCGATCAGCCTCTACTTCAGGAGGAGCCACGCGGCGTGCCCTTCCAGATGGATGGTGACAGTGGGGGTATACTACCGTTACAGATTCGATCGGCGCCGAAGCGTTTGACATTGATTATTCCCTCATCATAGAAGCGAGCTCGTCTTGGATGAAGTTAACATTGGCCCCATCGCCTGCGGCAGCAAGGCCACACCACTGACCATTATCGCTGGTCCGTGCGTCATCGAGAATCGCGATTTAACTCTCTCGATTGCGGAGAGCTTGCGGGGCTTCTGCGAAGAGTTGGGACTGCCGCTCGTCTTTAAGGCCTCCTTTGACAAGGCCAATCGCACGAGTGGCACGGCCTTTAGAGGGCTCGGGATTCAGGAGGGGCTGCGCGTGCTGGAGGAGGTTGGCCAGACATTGGGGTTGCCCACGGTAACCGACATCCACCTACCTGAGCAGGCGGCCCCAGCAGCCGAGGTGTGCCAGCTCTTGCAAATCCCAGCCTTCCTGGCAAGGCAAACCGATCTCTTGCTCGCCGCCGCCCAAACCGATCGACCCATCAATGTCAAAAAGGGGCAATTTATGGCGCCTCAGGACATGCAGTACGTGCTGGAAAAGTTGCGTACGGCGGGAGCCGCGGGTGTCCTGCTTTGCGAGCGTGGGACCTTCTTCGGCTACGGAAGGTTGGTCAATGACATGCAATCGTTGCCCTTGATGCGCAGTTTTGGGGCGCCCGTTATCTTTGATGCAACCCATTCCGTTCAGCAGCCTGGGGGGCTAGGGGGCGCAACCGGAGGCAATCGCGAGATGGTTTGGCCGCTGGCCCGTGCCGCGGTGGCGGTGGGGGTCGATGGGGTTTTCTTGGAGACGCACCCCGATCCCGACACCTCTCCCAGTGACGGAGCGAACATGGTTCCGTTGGATAGCGTACAAAAGCTATTGTCGCAGTTACGAGACCTTTCGCGCGTTGTCTCAGGCTGGTAGGTTTGAAGGACTCTGCAGCCGTTTTGGACGCGTCATATTCCCCCCTTCCCTAACTCGAACGTTTCGATCGCATGAATTCTCGTCTGCCAACACGCTTGAACTCCGCAGCCTTTCCAGTGGGGCCGCTTCTGTGCTTAGCCGCGTTATTGTGCGCTGGATTCACTACGGGTTGCTATGCGAGGCGGGGCAATAATGCAGAGCGGTTGGCCCAGCAGATCGAGGAGGGGAAGACGAAGAATGATCACTTGCGTAAAGCCCTTCGCCACCTCGTCCAAATGACTCCAGTCAATCGTGAGAACTACATTCCGGAAGTGCAGCTCGAGTTAAACACTTGGCTGAAGGACGCCGACACGACTTCCTCGCAGTACGCTCCCAGCCCCTTGCTGCAGAGCATTCCGGCCGACCGGCTGGAGGCCGTGGGTTGCAGTCATCCCGTAAATCTGAACTTTAGCTACTGGGATGTCGAGTATCTTTTTGAGCGGCATTTGATGCAGCAACTTGCCAAGTGGGTGATCGCCTTCCCGATGCGGGACAATTTACTGCAGCCCGTCCTGGAAAAAGAACGCTCCCATCAAACTCCTGCAGAAGCACTTCAACTCGAAGAAGCCTACAAGTTGTTCGATTGGACGATCCGCAATATTGCGCTCACTCCCGATCGAGAGCCCTCCGAGGACTTGCTTGAAAATCCAACCTCCCTGAGCGGCGACAGGGTGCTGGGTTGCGACTACCTCCCCTGGGAAACCGTTCTCTATTCGTCGGGAGACTTTGTGGAGCGAGGGAGGGTTTTTACGGCGCTCGCTGATCAACGCGGTATCGATACCTTTTGGGTTGCCAATGAGGCTGCAGGTGCGGCAGCCGGAAAATTGTGGACGATTGGTGTCTTAATCGGCAAGGACGTGTACTTGTTCGAGCCCTCGCTGGGGATGCCAATTCTCGACCCCGATGCGGAGACCTTGGCCACGCTAGCGGCAGCGCAGACGAACGACCGCATTCTCCGGCGACTCGATTTGCCAGGCCAATTCGACTACCCCTTAGATGCGGGTGAGCTGAAGTCAATCAAGCTGTTCATGGATGTTGTTCCGGCTGCCGGTAGTGCAAGGATGAAGATCTTGGAGGGGCAGTTGCTCGGCGAGGAGCGCATGGTGCTGTTCGAAGATTTGGATGCGCTGCAGTCGCGAATCTCTGCCGCTGTCCCCGATGCGCCGGTTGAAATCTGGCAAGCTCCACTGTTGGCGCAGCTGCGAGCCGCCGAAGTGCGCGAGATGTTGAAGACGACATCGCCAGCCATGATGAACTACTTGAACCAGCATGGTGTGTGGTTGATGGATAACCCGGCTGCGAGAGGTCGCTTAGCTCACCTGTGGGGCGAATTCGAAAACACAAACGAGAAACGCGGCGCCCTGGCCCTCTACATGGACAATCGGATCGACGACGATTCGCTTCGCAAGCTCCTCAACGATCCCGATGTGCAACGCGAACTTGGAGTTCCCAGGGCGCCTGGTGAGCCAATGGAGCAATATCAGATGCGAGTTCTCCAAGCGCAGGCCGTCCTGGGCTTGGCCAAGGTGGATACCGCATTTCTGTTGGCCCAACTCCATTTTGATCGTGGCAATTACGAAGCCGCAGAGAACTTCCTACGCAAACGCGTGCTCGAGGATGGCCGCGCTCAGAAATGGCATGCAGCCGGCTGGTATCTGTTGGGTCGCATAGAGCAGGAGTTGGGGCGATTACCGGAAGCGACCGAGGCCCTGACGCACCAGCCTAGCCCGCAAGAGCCTGGCAATCGACTGCGTCTGCGCTATCTAAAGCGGGAAGCCAGCAATTAGGCGAAGGATAAAAAAACTCTCGCTACTGTCAGACTTGGTAGGCTGACTGCCTGGAGTGCGTTGTAGGGAAGGGAGTGCGTTGTAGGGAGAGTCGCTCGGCGTTTCGTGTGCTGGATATCCATCCTCGCAATGCTCTGCCGACTCTCTGAAATCGCAATCCGCAGCGTGAGCAAGGAAGGGTGGTTGCGGCTACCGGAGAATTCGGGGTATTGCCTCCGCGGCAAGCCCCCCAATGCTCCTCAAGCAACAGGCCGCTGGCGCGATGGGCTAACTGCGGTTGTTCAGCGAGTCGCGAATTTCACGCAGCAAGACGATATCTTCCGACGGCGCCTTGGGGGCCGCTTCCTCTTCCTTTTCGAAACGCGCCTTGGCGGTATTGATCATCTTCACCGCAAGGAAGATGGCGATGGCGATTAGCAGGAAGTCGAAGATGGTCTGAATCAATGCACCGTAGTTCAAAATGGCGTAGTTGTAGGTTTCCATTTTCGCGACTCCATCTTCGATAATTGGAGCACCCGTGTCGTCGAGAACGGGTGCTTCAGTCTTGACCCTCAAAGCTAGCTCATTGAAGTTAACATTCGCCTTGGCGGTCAAGAGATTCAGAGGTGGCATGACAATGTTGGCTACAAAAGAGCTCACAATTTTTTGAAAAGCTCCTCCAATGACTACCCCTACGGCTAAATCAATGACATTGCCGCGCATCGCGAACTCGCGAAATTCTTTGACGAGACTCATAACAACCAACCCTTTTGCAGTTCAGAACGAATACCCCATGTGCCACGGTGCCCGTTGAAAACAACGATTAGAACCGCGGTGGCTTAGAATACTCCAATACACCTGCAATGGACAAGGGAACAAACCGTCGGCGAGATCCTCAACGCAGACTCGCATCGGTAGCTAACGCTGCGGCCGGTTTCGCTTTAGAGTTCTAGGGTTCGTGGTGCGCTGGCCTCGCCCATGGGGCTAGGTCTTAGCAGCTGGCAGGTTGAGCAACTGGCAATTCGATTCGAACAACCAATCGGTGCGCTAACAGGCTTGGGGGCTTGGAGCAATCGA
Coding sequences within it:
- a CDS encoding prenyltransferase/squalene oxidase repeat-containing protein, which translates into the protein MPSDPRSTLANQPPAAPPPIDPNGRAGRAAPQPGTTERPNTGAPPSNPLATPEPSAAQIAPAAEGAPPLTASAPAHSLDHPEPQPQPALGRWGIYWQRVQQYWDSRKTPALLISLILHVSILLLLAFLTFSGQVGMQDGFDFTIQNEANNQEQLTSELKLAAGDSPPPPTSNPEQDWEPPLPAETASTSISELLTLATSEQTTPQPDAAVTELQQLVSGSATSLTASFSGSGVEGRQLLKRQELALARGGTLESEQAVERALEWLAAHQMPSGGWSLVHTGGECNERCGNPGSHERFDPAATGLSLLAFLGAGYTHLEGKHKETVRRGVYFLYQILEETPNGGSFLYQSERGMYNHGIAAFAMCEAYQLTQDRDLLKPAQQAVDFIVHAQSYQGGWGYLPKKPGDLTISGWQMMALKSAQAAGLEIPDATILAIDIFLDTQQAEESSFFGYARPGKSPTCTAIGNMIRLFRGMSHTDPRILQSAAFLNSMGHSGTDAYYNYYVSLYLFHVGDPFWERWNPRVRDYLVRSQANYGHEAGSWYFDNPYGKEGGRLYTTAMCAMTLEVYYRFSPLYQQSDQPFEL
- a CDS encoding prenyltransferase/squalene oxidase repeat-containing protein codes for the protein MDYPELSETSPRSAETRRTRGEASPSSEIPHSWHPTEEFEQQRATALRRRFFWTAAPSWLISLLIHVALILILAAITLEPVQKVISILQASSGGDAVALEEFDLQSPDMDLQAQPLDEPLSAPPPPMSDSAPLPEFTAPPPPTIQPLAPSLELNAITESVMPSQMLSTSALAQMSSALNSRSSASKSEMLERFGGSAASEKSVAMALRWLAQHQAPDGGWDFNHSRLCRNQCPDPGSKIYARNGATAMGLLPFLGAGQTHLEGQYKDTVKRGLSFLINRMQVTNETPPHGSWHEDGGTMYSHGLAAIAVCEAYAMTRDPDLIQPAQLAINYLVYAQDPRGGGWRYQPKSPGDTSVVGWCLMALKSGKMANLVVPPSTFRGTSNFLDFVSTNNGAYYGYEEPTSEIDSRKSTIAVGLLCRMYMDWPKDHPGLQDGIKFLAAKGPQVDDLYFSYYATQVMRHQGGPLWDKWNQGMRDALIQAQATEGHAAGSWYTGGPHATAGGRLAATSFATMILEVYYRHMPLYREKSANADDFEI
- a CDS encoding 50S ribosomal protein bL37, yielding MTKPTRKLKKANHGARPANSKARKAKRRKVKTRI
- a CDS encoding 3-hydroxyacyl-ACP dehydratase FabZ family protein; translated protein: MAARELIYDPAMLDFTNVISDAEEIRKYNPQRFEMEQLTAIIHEDLEHHVCVGYKDVTHDEFWVRGHMPNMPLMPGVVMLEAAAQMCSYFSQKYDLLGAAMVGFGGLEDVRFRDPVIPGDRLVLMCEMTKLRRGRIVVTKFQGFVRERLAVEGVLKGIPIPIDVVNSQLAQAAANAPKGK
- a CDS encoding diacylglycerol/lipid kinase family protein; translated protein: MNGPTPRILIAANPNSGASSSVAKVSALCEALNQSGFDCEILTSLEGVRAASLQAEAAGNLRAVISAGGDGTVDALANLLPATIPLQVFPLGTENLLAKYLGLRGDIRQACATAIANRRFKMDAGIANGKIFLVMLSVGFDAEVVRQMTALRRGHISRWSYVRPIFRTLLRYGFPALNYRLNGSLDRESVGDEPVGGIPRMPSASKRDARPTDTNVTEFSGESNPVACEPLPEISTGDTRGSAAWVFVFNVPRYAASLNFCPQADPTDGLLDICTFSKPGIAYGLGYFARLRLGTHQKMAGFQHMRCSQLSIDQPLLQEEPRGVPFQMDGDSGGILPLQIRSAPKRLTLIIPSS
- the kdsA gene encoding 3-deoxy-8-phosphooctulonate synthase; its protein translation is MDEVNIGPIACGSKATPLTIIAGPCVIENRDLTLSIAESLRGFCEELGLPLVFKASFDKANRTSGTAFRGLGIQEGLRVLEEVGQTLGLPTVTDIHLPEQAAPAAEVCQLLQIPAFLARQTDLLLAAAQTDRPINVKKGQFMAPQDMQYVLEKLRTAGAAGVLLCERGTFFGYGRLVNDMQSLPLMRSFGAPVIFDATHSVQQPGGLGGATGGNREMVWPLARAAVAVGVDGVFLETHPDPDTSPSDGANMVPLDSVQKLLSQLRDLSRVVSGW
- a CDS encoding tetratricopeptide repeat protein, with translation MNSRLPTRLNSAAFPVGPLLCLAALLCAGFTTGCYARRGNNAERLAQQIEEGKTKNDHLRKALRHLVQMTPVNRENYIPEVQLELNTWLKDADTTSSQYAPSPLLQSIPADRLEAVGCSHPVNLNFSYWDVEYLFERHLMQQLAKWVIAFPMRDNLLQPVLEKERSHQTPAEALQLEEAYKLFDWTIRNIALTPDREPSEDLLENPTSLSGDRVLGCDYLPWETVLYSSGDFVERGRVFTALADQRGIDTFWVANEAAGAAAGKLWTIGVLIGKDVYLFEPSLGMPILDPDAETLATLAAAQTNDRILRRLDLPGQFDYPLDAGELKSIKLFMDVVPAAGSARMKILEGQLLGEERMVLFEDLDALQSRISAAVPDAPVEIWQAPLLAQLRAAEVREMLKTTSPAMMNYLNQHGVWLMDNPAARGRLAHLWGEFENTNEKRGALALYMDNRIDDDSLRKLLNDPDVQRELGVPRAPGEPMEQYQMRVLQAQAVLGLAKVDTAFLLAQLHFDRGNYEAAENFLRKRVLEDGRAQKWHAAGWYLLGRIEQELGRLPEATEALTHQPSPQEPGNRLRLRYLKREASN
- the mscL gene encoding large-conductance mechanosensitive channel protein MscL, whose amino-acid sequence is MSLVKEFREFAMRGNVIDLAVGVVIGGAFQKIVSSFVANIVMPPLNLLTAKANVNFNELALRVKTEAPVLDDTGAPIIEDGVAKMETYNYAILNYGALIQTIFDFLLIAIAIFLAVKMINTAKARFEKEEEAAPKAPSEDIVLLREIRDSLNNRS